From a region of the Zerene cesonia ecotype Mississippi chromosome 11, Zerene_cesonia_1.1, whole genome shotgun sequence genome:
- the LOC119830122 gene encoding neuropathy target esterase sws isoform X5, with protein MDVVGLINNINDKSDMFAVKTWTSEWSNSFQENQLLWSFCGCVLVSLLVVFFYYYKRWRTKEISGGVGSTASGEPAKRFRKRDKMLFYGRRMLRKVKSISNSGQGRKRRAVMRFARKLLQLKKESAPEQLKVLEPPAEYLEEDLTSDDRVPPDALYMLHSIRVFGHFEKPVFLMLCKHTEILNLPAGSFLFKVGETDENVYVVQTGRVNVYITNADGSSLSLKVVRAGESVTSLLSFTDVLTGHSQPYKTVNAKALEDSQVIKLPMRAFQEVFKEYPDIFVRVIQIIMVRLQRVTFTALHQYLGLSAELVNPGREKRRPTTVASSPGKGAKGTHDAGAAAHSPHHSERNLLEHQDAGVATSSPIHIQGRKSRPDMMPDITSNTPQQQPDVQQTSSFQRPKEGSSFKKHNTDNLDEQALIAIATEAFVKELGLEDDTLLKGNVQVRDLPAGTYIMKEESHKLFYNIPGEPEIVQDVALVYLLSGALLVSQKVAEGEGEVHMFTAYPGEVEGGLAVLTGEPSFFSIRAKHFSRIGLVPKSAVYGVMRDRPSVVLHIASSVVRRLSPFVRQVDFALDWVFLESGRAVYRQDEESGSTFIVLSGRLRSVITHPNGKKELVGEYGKGDLVGIVEMVTQTRRSTTVMAVRDSELAKLPEGLFNAIKLRFPVVVTRLINLLGHRILGSWQKPTAGLGGAAAIESRPSQHNFSTVAVVPVSDDVPLTAFTYELYHSLCAIGPTVRLTSDVIRKLLGLTIMDPNNEYRLSSWLAQQEDKHKVALYQCDPSLTQWTQRCIRQADCILIVALGDKQPSIGKIEKEIERLAIRTQKELVLLHREGGANPTGTVHWLNMRTWVSQHHHVRCPHRMFTRKSQYRISELYSKVLMSEASVHSDFSRLARWLTGTSVGLVLGGGGARGAAHVGMVRAIQEAGIPIDMVGGVSIGAFMGALWCMDRNITNITQKAREWSQRMTQWGKQLLDLTYPATSMFSGKQFNATIKATFGEVHIEDLWLPYFTVTTDISSSCMRVHRHGSLWRYIRASMSLSGYMPPLCDPVDGHLLLDGGYVNNLPADVMRSLGAKHILAIDVGSQDDTDLTNYGDDLSGWWLLWKRWNPFTSPVKVPNLPDIQSRLAYVSCNRQLEEVKKSDYCEYIRPPIDAYKTLQFGSFDEIREVGYRHGTAYFEGQRRGGGGGVSGAAAEGKRHDAQPSLTDYTFTDLAQMVCSVRTARDVDNESSSSSDYEDDQRHFEGYASEPSAGILEMASSVEEGAAWISDTELVGKYK; from the exons AAATATCTGGTGGCGTAGGTTCCACAGCTTCCGGCGAACCGGCCAAAAGGTTCCGTAAGCgcgataaaatgttattttacggAAGACGGATGCTTAGGAAAGTCAAATCTATCTCCAACTCTGGCCAGGGGCGGAAGCGGCGAGCCGTCATGAGGTTCGCGAGGAAACTGCTACAGTTGAAGAAGGAGAGTGCACCAGAACAGTTGAAG GTTCTAGAGCCTCCAGCGGAGTACCTAGAAGAGGACCTGACCAGCGACGACCGAGTGCCTCCAGATGCGCTATACATGCTGCATAGCATCCGAGTGTTCGGGCACTTTGAGAAACCAGTCTTCCTGATGCTCTGCAAGCATACAGAGATACTGAACCTGCCGGCTGGATcgtttttgtttaaagttg GTGAAACGGACGAAAACGTGTACGTGGTGCAGACTGGGCGTGTCAACGTGTACATAACGAACGCGGACGGCAGCAGCCTCTCGCTGAAGGTGGTCCGCGCTGGCGAGAGCGTCACCTCGCTGCTCAGCTTCACCGACGTGCTCACG GGTCACTCGCAACCATACAAAACGGTGAACGCAAAGGCACTGGAAGACTCGCAAGTCATCAAACTCCCGATGAGGGCCTTCCAAGAGGTCTTTAAAGAGTATCCGGATATATTTGTTAGAGTTATTCAG ATTATAATGGTGCGTTTGCAAAGAGTTACCTTCACGGCACTGCATCAGTACTTGGGTTTGAGCGCTGAACTCGTCAACCCG GGTCGCGAGAAACGGCGCCCCACCACCGTGGCGTCCTCCCCCGGGAAGGGCGCGAAGGGCACGCACGACGCGGGCGCCGCCGCGCACTCGCCGCACCACAGCGAGCGGAACCTTCTCGAACAC CAAGACGCGGGCGTCGCGACGTCGTCCCCCATACACATTCAAGGCAGAAAATCTAGACCGGACATGATGCCTGATATAACGTCTAACACGCCGCAG cAACAACCCGACGTGCAGCAAACATCGTCCTTCCAGAGGCCGAAAGAGGGATCCTCCTTCAAGAAACACAACACTGACAATCTTGATGAGCAG GCGCTTATAGCAATAGCTACAGAGGCGTTCGTAAAGGAGCTAGGTCTGGAGGACGACACCTTGTTGAAAGGGAACGTGCAAGTGAGAGACCTCCCGGCAGGCACGTACATCATGAAAGAGGAGAGCCATAAG CTCTTTTATAATATCCCCGGTGAGCCAGAAATTGTGCAg GACGTGGCATTGGTGTATCTGCTATCTGGGGCTCTGCTGGTCTCGCAGAAAGTGGCTGAAGGGGAGGGGGAGGTGCACATGTTCACAGCTTACCCCg GCGAGGTGGAGGGCGGGCTGGCCGTGCTGACCGGCGAGCCGAGCTTCTTCTCGATCCGCGCGAAGCACTTCTCGCGCATCGGGCTGGTGCCGAAGAGCGCGGTGTACGGCGTGATGCGCGACCGGCCCTCCGTCGTGCTGCACATCGCCAGCTCCGTGGTGCGCCGCCTGTCGCCGTTCGTGCGCCAGGTGGACTTCGCGCTCGATTGG GTTTTCCTCGAATCCGGGCGAGCGGTGTACAGGCAGGACGAGGAGTCCGGCTCCACGTTCATAGTGCTCAGCGGCCGCTTGCGGTCCGTCATCACGCACCCGAATGGCAAGAAGGAGCTCGTGGGGGAGTACGGGAAGGGAGATTTAGTGGGGATC GTGGAAATGGTAACGCAAACTCGCAGAAGCACAACGGTGATGGCCGTGAGGGATTCGGAATTGGCCAAGTTGCCGGAGGGCCTGTTCAACGCGATCAAACTTCGATTCCCGGTTGTGGTCACGAGGCTTATTAATCTGCTCGGGCATAGGATTTTGG GCTCCTGGCAGAAGCCGACCGCGGGCctcggcggcgcggcggccaTCGAGTCGCGGCCCTCGCAGCACAACTTCTCCACCGTGGCCGTGGTGCCCGTCAGCGACGACGTGCCGCTCACCGCCTTCACCTACGAGCTGTACCACTCGCTGTGCGCTatcg GTCCCACAGTGCGTTTAACCTCGGACGTGATACGAAAGCTGTTAGGGCTAACAATCATGGACCCCAACAACGAGTATCGGCTCAGTTCGTGGCTGGCGCAACAAGAGGACAAACATAAG GTGGCGCTATACCAGTGCGATCCCAGCCTCACCCAGTGGACCCAGCGATGTATCCGACAGGCTGATTGTATTCTTATCGTCGCGCTGGGTGACAAACAACCCAGTATTGGAAAG ATCGAGAAAGAGATAGAACGTCTAGCGATTCGAACACAAAAGGAGCTGGTGCTGCTGCACCGCGAAG GTGGTGCGAACCCCACGGGCACGGTGCACTGGCTGAACATGCGCACGTGGGTCAGCCAGCACCACCACGTGCGCTGCCCGCACCGGATGTTCACGCGCAAGAGCCAGTACCGGATC AGCGAGCTGTACAGCAAGGTGCTGATGTCGGAGGCGAGCGTGCACTCGGACTTCAGCCGGCTGGCGCGCTGGCTCACCGGCACCTCGGTGGGGCTCGTGctgggcggcggcggcgcgcgcggcgccgcGCACGTCGGCATGGTGCGCGCCATACAG GAAGCCGGTATCCCCATAGACATGGTGGGCGGGGTCAGTATCGGGGCATTCATGGGTGCGTTGTGGTGTATGGATCGCAACATCACCAACATCACGCAGAAGGCGAGAGAGTGGTCGCAg CGTATGACCCAATGGGGGAAGCAGCTCCTCGACCTCACGTACCCTGCCACTTCGATGTTCTCCGGCAAGCAGTTCAACGCGACCATCAAGGCGACCTTCGGCGAGGTGCACATCGAGGATCTGTGGCTGCCCTATTTTACCGTCACTACGGACATCAGCTCGAGCTGCATGAGGGTGCACAGACATG GTTCTCTCTGGCGTTACATTCGCGCGTCGATGTCGCTGAGCGGCTACATGCCCCCGCTCTGCGACCCTGTAGACGGCCACCTCCTATTGGACGGCGGCTATGTGAACAACCTCCCAG CTGACGTGATGCGGTCACTCGGAGCCAAACATATTCTTGCGATCGACGTGGGATCCCAGGACGACACCGACCTAACGAATTATGGCGATGACTTATCCGGCTGGTGGCTGCTTTGGAAAAG ATGGAATCCATTCACCAGTCCAGTGAAAGTGCCAAATCTTCCTGATATTCAGAGTAGATTGGCCTATGTGTCGTGTAATCGCCAGCTAGAG GAAGTGAAAAAATCAGACTACTGCGAGTACATCCGCCCCCCCATAGACGCGTACAAGACGCTGCAGTTCGGCTCGTTCGACGAGATCCGCGAGGTGGGCTACCGGCACGGCACCGCCTACTTCGAGGGGcagcggcgcggcggcggcggcggcgtcAGCGGGGCCGCCGCCGAGGGCAAGCGCCACGACGCGCAGCCCTCGCTCACCGA CTACACATTCACTGATCTCGCTCAAATGGTCTGCTCGGTTCGCACGGCGCGCGACGTAGACAacgaatcatcatcatcatcagactACGAAGATGATCAACGACATTTCGAAGGCTACGCGTCCGAGCCTAGCGCTGGGATACTCGAG ATGGCATCAAGTGTAGAGGAGGGGGCGGCGTGGATCAGCGACACGGAATTGGTGGGCAAATATAAGTGA
- the LOC119830122 gene encoding neuropathy target esterase sws isoform X1: MDVVGLINNINDKSDMFAVKTWTSEWSNSFQENQLLWSFCGCVLVSLLVVFFYYYKRWRTKEISGGVGSTASGEPAKRFRKRDKMLFYGRRMLRKVKSISNSGQGRKRRAVMRFARKLLQLKKESAPEQLKVLEPPAEYLEEDLTSDDRVPPDALYMLHSIRVFGHFEKPVFLMLCKHTEILNLPAGSFLFKVGETDENVYVVQTGRVNVYITNADGSSLSLKVVRAGESVTSLLSFTDVLTGHSQPYKTVNAKALEDSQVIKLPMRAFQEVFKEYPDIFVRVIQIIMVRLQRVTFTALHQYLGLSAELVNPGREKRRPTTVASSPGKGAKGTHDAGAAAHSPHHSERNLLEHQDAGVATSSPIHIQGRKSRPDMMPDITSNTPQQQPDVQQTSSFQRPKEGSSFKKHNTDNLDEQALIAIATEAFVKELGLEDDTLLKGNVQVRDLPAGTYIMKEESHKLFYNIPGEPEIVQDVALVYLLSGALLVSQKVAEGEGEVHMFTAYPGEVEGGLAVLTGEPSFFSIRAKHFSRIGLVPKSAVYGVMRDRPSVVLHIASSVVRRLSPFVRQVDFALDWVFLESGRAVYRQDEESGSTFIVLSGRLRSVITHPNGKKELVGEYGKGDLVGIVEMVTQTRRSTTVMAVRDSELAKLPEGLFNAIKLRFPVVVTRLINLLGHRILGSWQKPTAGLGGAAAIESRPSQHNFSTVAVVPVSDDVPLTAFTYELYHSLCAIGPTVRLTSDVIRKLLGLTIMDPNNEYRLSSWLAQQEDKHKVALYQCDPSLTQWTQRCIRQADCILIVALGDKQPSIGKIEKEIERLAIRTQKELVLLHREGGANPTGTVHWLNMRTWVSQHHHVRCPHRMFTRKSQYRISELYSKVLMSEASVHSDFSRLARWLTGTSVGLVLGGGGARGAAHVGMVRAIQEAGIPIDMVGGVSIGAFMGALWCMDRNITNITQKAREWSQRMTQWGKQLLDLTYPATSMFSGKQFNATIKATFGEVHIEDLWLPYFTVTTDISSSCMRVHRHGSLWRYIRASMSLSGYMPPLCDPVDGHLLLDGGYVNNLPADVMRSLGAKHILAIDVGSQDDTDLTNYGDDLSGWWLLWKRWNPFTSPVKVPNLPDIQSRLAYVSCNRQLEEVKKSDYCEYIRPPIDAYKTLQFGSFDEIREVGYRHGTAYFEGQRRGGGGGVSGAAAEGKRHDAQPSLTDYTFTDLAQMVCSVRTARDVDNESSSSSDYEDDQRHFEGYASEPSAGILEMASSVEEGAAWISDTELEGLRTRRVGGSLSLSEDEIDSEAELYDPLNKRGGAR, encoded by the exons AAATATCTGGTGGCGTAGGTTCCACAGCTTCCGGCGAACCGGCCAAAAGGTTCCGTAAGCgcgataaaatgttattttacggAAGACGGATGCTTAGGAAAGTCAAATCTATCTCCAACTCTGGCCAGGGGCGGAAGCGGCGAGCCGTCATGAGGTTCGCGAGGAAACTGCTACAGTTGAAGAAGGAGAGTGCACCAGAACAGTTGAAG GTTCTAGAGCCTCCAGCGGAGTACCTAGAAGAGGACCTGACCAGCGACGACCGAGTGCCTCCAGATGCGCTATACATGCTGCATAGCATCCGAGTGTTCGGGCACTTTGAGAAACCAGTCTTCCTGATGCTCTGCAAGCATACAGAGATACTGAACCTGCCGGCTGGATcgtttttgtttaaagttg GTGAAACGGACGAAAACGTGTACGTGGTGCAGACTGGGCGTGTCAACGTGTACATAACGAACGCGGACGGCAGCAGCCTCTCGCTGAAGGTGGTCCGCGCTGGCGAGAGCGTCACCTCGCTGCTCAGCTTCACCGACGTGCTCACG GGTCACTCGCAACCATACAAAACGGTGAACGCAAAGGCACTGGAAGACTCGCAAGTCATCAAACTCCCGATGAGGGCCTTCCAAGAGGTCTTTAAAGAGTATCCGGATATATTTGTTAGAGTTATTCAG ATTATAATGGTGCGTTTGCAAAGAGTTACCTTCACGGCACTGCATCAGTACTTGGGTTTGAGCGCTGAACTCGTCAACCCG GGTCGCGAGAAACGGCGCCCCACCACCGTGGCGTCCTCCCCCGGGAAGGGCGCGAAGGGCACGCACGACGCGGGCGCCGCCGCGCACTCGCCGCACCACAGCGAGCGGAACCTTCTCGAACAC CAAGACGCGGGCGTCGCGACGTCGTCCCCCATACACATTCAAGGCAGAAAATCTAGACCGGACATGATGCCTGATATAACGTCTAACACGCCGCAG cAACAACCCGACGTGCAGCAAACATCGTCCTTCCAGAGGCCGAAAGAGGGATCCTCCTTCAAGAAACACAACACTGACAATCTTGATGAGCAG GCGCTTATAGCAATAGCTACAGAGGCGTTCGTAAAGGAGCTAGGTCTGGAGGACGACACCTTGTTGAAAGGGAACGTGCAAGTGAGAGACCTCCCGGCAGGCACGTACATCATGAAAGAGGAGAGCCATAAG CTCTTTTATAATATCCCCGGTGAGCCAGAAATTGTGCAg GACGTGGCATTGGTGTATCTGCTATCTGGGGCTCTGCTGGTCTCGCAGAAAGTGGCTGAAGGGGAGGGGGAGGTGCACATGTTCACAGCTTACCCCg GCGAGGTGGAGGGCGGGCTGGCCGTGCTGACCGGCGAGCCGAGCTTCTTCTCGATCCGCGCGAAGCACTTCTCGCGCATCGGGCTGGTGCCGAAGAGCGCGGTGTACGGCGTGATGCGCGACCGGCCCTCCGTCGTGCTGCACATCGCCAGCTCCGTGGTGCGCCGCCTGTCGCCGTTCGTGCGCCAGGTGGACTTCGCGCTCGATTGG GTTTTCCTCGAATCCGGGCGAGCGGTGTACAGGCAGGACGAGGAGTCCGGCTCCACGTTCATAGTGCTCAGCGGCCGCTTGCGGTCCGTCATCACGCACCCGAATGGCAAGAAGGAGCTCGTGGGGGAGTACGGGAAGGGAGATTTAGTGGGGATC GTGGAAATGGTAACGCAAACTCGCAGAAGCACAACGGTGATGGCCGTGAGGGATTCGGAATTGGCCAAGTTGCCGGAGGGCCTGTTCAACGCGATCAAACTTCGATTCCCGGTTGTGGTCACGAGGCTTATTAATCTGCTCGGGCATAGGATTTTGG GCTCCTGGCAGAAGCCGACCGCGGGCctcggcggcgcggcggccaTCGAGTCGCGGCCCTCGCAGCACAACTTCTCCACCGTGGCCGTGGTGCCCGTCAGCGACGACGTGCCGCTCACCGCCTTCACCTACGAGCTGTACCACTCGCTGTGCGCTatcg GTCCCACAGTGCGTTTAACCTCGGACGTGATACGAAAGCTGTTAGGGCTAACAATCATGGACCCCAACAACGAGTATCGGCTCAGTTCGTGGCTGGCGCAACAAGAGGACAAACATAAG GTGGCGCTATACCAGTGCGATCCCAGCCTCACCCAGTGGACCCAGCGATGTATCCGACAGGCTGATTGTATTCTTATCGTCGCGCTGGGTGACAAACAACCCAGTATTGGAAAG ATCGAGAAAGAGATAGAACGTCTAGCGATTCGAACACAAAAGGAGCTGGTGCTGCTGCACCGCGAAG GTGGTGCGAACCCCACGGGCACGGTGCACTGGCTGAACATGCGCACGTGGGTCAGCCAGCACCACCACGTGCGCTGCCCGCACCGGATGTTCACGCGCAAGAGCCAGTACCGGATC AGCGAGCTGTACAGCAAGGTGCTGATGTCGGAGGCGAGCGTGCACTCGGACTTCAGCCGGCTGGCGCGCTGGCTCACCGGCACCTCGGTGGGGCTCGTGctgggcggcggcggcgcgcgcggcgccgcGCACGTCGGCATGGTGCGCGCCATACAG GAAGCCGGTATCCCCATAGACATGGTGGGCGGGGTCAGTATCGGGGCATTCATGGGTGCGTTGTGGTGTATGGATCGCAACATCACCAACATCACGCAGAAGGCGAGAGAGTGGTCGCAg CGTATGACCCAATGGGGGAAGCAGCTCCTCGACCTCACGTACCCTGCCACTTCGATGTTCTCCGGCAAGCAGTTCAACGCGACCATCAAGGCGACCTTCGGCGAGGTGCACATCGAGGATCTGTGGCTGCCCTATTTTACCGTCACTACGGACATCAGCTCGAGCTGCATGAGGGTGCACAGACATG GTTCTCTCTGGCGTTACATTCGCGCGTCGATGTCGCTGAGCGGCTACATGCCCCCGCTCTGCGACCCTGTAGACGGCCACCTCCTATTGGACGGCGGCTATGTGAACAACCTCCCAG CTGACGTGATGCGGTCACTCGGAGCCAAACATATTCTTGCGATCGACGTGGGATCCCAGGACGACACCGACCTAACGAATTATGGCGATGACTTATCCGGCTGGTGGCTGCTTTGGAAAAG ATGGAATCCATTCACCAGTCCAGTGAAAGTGCCAAATCTTCCTGATATTCAGAGTAGATTGGCCTATGTGTCGTGTAATCGCCAGCTAGAG GAAGTGAAAAAATCAGACTACTGCGAGTACATCCGCCCCCCCATAGACGCGTACAAGACGCTGCAGTTCGGCTCGTTCGACGAGATCCGCGAGGTGGGCTACCGGCACGGCACCGCCTACTTCGAGGGGcagcggcgcggcggcggcggcggcgtcAGCGGGGCCGCCGCCGAGGGCAAGCGCCACGACGCGCAGCCCTCGCTCACCGA CTACACATTCACTGATCTCGCTCAAATGGTCTGCTCGGTTCGCACGGCGCGCGACGTAGACAacgaatcatcatcatcatcagactACGAAGATGATCAACGACATTTCGAAGGCTACGCGTCCGAGCCTAGCGCTGGGATACTCGAG ATGGCATCAAGTGTAGAGGAGGGGGCGGCGTGGATCAGCGACACGGAATTG GAGGGGCTCCGCACCCGCCGCGTGGGAGGCTCCCTCTCCCTCTCCGAGGACGAGATAGACTCTGAGGCGGAGTTGTACGACCCGCTCAACAAGCGCGGCGGCGCCAGATGA